The following are encoded together in the Kwoniella europaea PYCC6329 chromosome 1, complete sequence genome:
- a CDS encoding uracil phosphoribosyltransferase, producing the protein MSSPNPTTTCLPASGSNVHKVELPENALVLAPTRQLQSLLTIIRDEKTQRGDFVFTSDRIIRLLVEEGLNHLPVISKKVTTPTGKVYDGVAFQGRICGVSIMRAGEAMEAGLRDCCRSVRIGKDEETYQPKLFYAKLPDDIANRYVLLLDPMLATGGSCIKAIEVLLEHGVEEEKILFLNLIASPEGIQKVCTRFPKLRIITAWVDEGLDSNSYIVPGLGDFGDR; encoded by the exons ATGTCATCTCCTAATCCCACTACCACCTGTCTACCAGCTTCGGGCAGCAATGTCCATAAAGTAGAGTTACCAGAGAACGCTTTGGTCTTGGCTCCGACTAGACAGTTGCAGAGCTTGTTGACTATCATCAGGGATGAGAAGActcagag AGGTGATTTCGTATT CACTTCAGACAGAATTATTAGACTTTtggtagaagaag GTCTCAATCACCTTCCGGTCATATCAAAGAAAGTGACTACGCCCACTGGGAAAGTATACGACGGGGTAGCATTCCAAGGTAGGATCTGTGGTGTGTCAATCATGAGAG CTGGAGAA GCTATGGAAGCTGGTTTAAGAGATTGTTGTcgatcag TGCGAATTGGAAAG GATGAAGAAACTTACCAACCGAAATTATTC TACGCCAAATTACCTGATGACATAGCGAACCGATATGTACTCCTCCTCGATCCAATGCTTG CTACTGGTGGATCGTGTATCAAAGCCATCGAAGTATTGCTTGAACATGgtgtagaagaggagaagatcttgttcttgaatCTA ATTGCCTCACCTGAAGGTATCCAGAAAGTCTGCACTAGATTCCCCAAGCTTCGTATC ATAACCGCCTGGGTAGATGAAGGTCTCGATAGCAATTCATACATTGTACCAGGTCTTGGTGATTTCGGagacaggtga
- a CDS encoding uracil phosphoribosyltransferase has protein sequence MSFHISPKVQISSHPLVLSKLTQLRLHDLPAKDFREGVRAIGSMLIYEASRHLPLADVPNLQSPVAPFTGQTIPLRVGLSPILRAGLGLEDAALEMFPEASVLHLGLFRDKVSLQAIEYYSKLPSQVTADIVFLLDPLIATGGTALAAIHMLVEWGLTPSQIKIISVLGSKQGVQHVAEEFPDVEIYIGAVDDILTEKGYISPGLGDAGDRLYSTLQ, from the exons ATGTCATTTCACATCTCACCAAAAGTACAAATATCCTCTCACCCTTTAGTACTTTCCAAACTCACTCAACTTAGATTACATGACCTTCCTGCTAAAGACTTCAGAGAGGGTGTAAGGGCCATCGG ATCAATGCTTATCTACGAAGCTTCCCGGCACTTACCTCTTGCGGATGTACCTAAT CTGCAGTCACCGGTCGCACCCTTCACCGGTCAAACAATCCCTTTACGTGTGGGTTTATCACCCATTCTAAGAGCAGGTCTGGGGTTAGAGGATG CTGCTCTTGAGATGTTTCCAGAAGCTTCAGTCTTGCATCTAGGTTTATTCAGAGACAAAGTCTCTCTTCAAGCGATCGA GTACTACTCAAAACTGCCAAGTCAAGTTACGGCCGATATCGTATTTTTACTTGATC CCCTAATCGCTACTGGTGGAACTGCCTTAGCTGCCATTCATATGTTAGTCGAGTGGGGTCTAACCCCTTcacaaatcaagatcatctccGTGTTAGGTTCGAAACAGGGTGTTCAACATGTAGCAGAAGAATTCCCAGATGTTGAG ATCTACATCGGTGCTGTGGATGACATCTTAACTGAGAAAGGATACATCTCACCAGGTTTGGGAGAcgct GGCGATCGGCTATACAGCACACTCCAGTAA